The sequence CATTTCATGTGCAGCAGAGCCGGTAaagattgtttttaattacaaacattatCTTATCTCCTAAACCTTATAATTTACTAGgcattttgtattaataacgtaaactatataaaataacggCGAACTATGGCAAATTCAGACTTATCTTGTATGAAAAAAGATGAGTGCAACCTTGTAAACTAGgactttaaatgtaaaattgtaGTTAGGCGTAATATCTTTAcatgtaatatttatgtatatatgcaTAAACTTATGTGAATATACTTGTGTACCTTCAAGTAATTAACCATGTACCCGTACTGTACATACATCATGTATGGTGGCTATGTGGCCCTGAAGCGCCCGTTGAAAAGCGGCTtttgaaaaaatgttccgCCATTTTTGTCGGCTCCTTAAGTCCtccaaatatttttgtttgatgaAATGTAGACACAAATATGCGACAAAATAAGTTCATGGAACAAATACAGTTAATAATTTGGATCATTcagaaatatacatatatgtattattgcAAACCAAAAATTCACTTGGATAAgcacttataaaatatattccacAAATCTGGAAAAAATACCAACAGATAATTGATAAAAACGTTGTGTACTTTACTAAATGTCACCATAATAGTTTTCACGTAAGCAATAACCACATATGACATCGAGTTAAAAGCCATTGCAATGCGGGTCGCGCAGTTTCAGGcacataaatgttatgttaggaatattttaaagtactgtgaacatttttaaattaaacttcaaGATACTATGATGTTCAGGTTTATAACGATTTAATAGGCGATTTTGTGGCCTTACAAACTAATGTGTGATGTACAGTTATTAAGtagatttaataacaattttgaataaaaaattaattaaacgatTTGGTcgagatttttaattatattttatcaaaaataaatatatattaaatgcattaTTGAATAATCGATGCACGTATaggaaaaactatttttttaagtaattttctaACTTGGATATACCTTTCCTTAgaaaaattttagtttattattttttaagtttatttagcACTAACGACGGttgcaaatataaataaaaaaaagaaaagaaagaagaCTCAAGAGAAAGTGCATTAACCCCCACAGTAGGATTGCCTGTGTCCTAGTGTCTTCTATTTGACATATTAACAGTACTTGACGTAAGAATTTCTACAACACTAACAATATGTGTTCCATTATggaactataataataaaatacggCCTTTTAGTAGGTCGTGTTTGTCCACTTTCGGTGGACAGGTCAATACAACTTTATGAAAAACCGCTACTCGAATACATCAAATGTTAAATCCAGCGCCTACATAAAAGATTACTCGGCAAAACGTGACTAAGTACACACATATTTGCCTCAGAATTAATATGctatcatttttaaaaaacctcACTGAATTTATTCAATGAAAAATGTGGAAAGTGTCATGATAAATGATGTTCATATGTTGAATTTATGAGTCAAActgaaatgaaaataaaatgtatgagcTGTAGGTATTGATGTAATTAATTCAAAGTATATATTTGGACATACACCACTACAGATTTAAGACTCTGAAGTTTTatagatataacattttacaaaacGAACTACACTATAGGAAAGGTATTATCACCagttgaataaattaatatgcaGTTATTTTATGGTGGTGAGTTAGGGTTGGTTAGCAGGGCGCTTACGCCTCTACTCTGCTGTCACCTTCCTACCGAAATTGGCAACTAATGAGATGGACTGTACATATGTGCAGTAGACTCTCATACCACATGAATTAGGGAAAACTGCTACCCTGCTTCAAGTAGTAGGATATAGGGGGAAGTTTCCATTACGCCACCCGGGCCGAGTTGGCTCAACGCGGGTGTCTGTAAATCGAATTCTCCAAAAACGTATTGCTATCACAATATCGGTTTAAAAGAAATGCATCGTTACATAAACAGTTTTAcacgttattataatttatgttgcaATAAAAACTTCAATCGAACGACTAATAGAAGACAAAGACACGtatgttttaatgtttaaggttgttatattgtaaaactaagggattaataataaaacaaataaacattatttcttaaaagtttaatatttttacgtgTCAATTGCACAAAAATGACTTTAGTCATGTAATAAAAACCGCACGCTCTCAACTAAACTCCTAAACTATCAAAACACTTTAAAATCAATTCCGTAACAGATTAAAAAATGTGAAGTGATTTTAGCCTAacatattgcaaaatatttaaatagttcaaggatttatttcctatttttacattGAAGTTCAGTAGAGTGTATTAAAATCAATTCCCTAAAAGACAACACATTAATGTTAAGTTCTTGTTTAAAACTTCTCTCTGCAAGTAACATCcgttttacatacatacttagtATTTTGGCACTAATtgcttatataataatagttatcaACACTTCAGTCCTCTGAATTCCTTTAATTGTTAAAACctatgtttaaaaaacaatattgttatttCTTGTATCAATGAATGCTGCTTACATAGAACTTGTTCTATCGGATTCCGGCTCCTCTTTCAATGTGTATACAGATCGGCGAAACGCTCCGCCATTAAATCTAGACCTAGACACGTGGTGCAAAACTTCTGGTAACGCCTCTCCGTCTGAAGAAAGCATTGAGTCATCAGTTAAGTTCCCACTCTCATCCCGTCAGGACCTTTGTAGGAATTCCGGTGTCATAACTTTTTGAGTAGCACtcttcataattttttcatgATGTCTCAGTCGATGAACGATTTCATCGTGAAGTATATTAAAACACATAGCAGTCAGAGCGAGACCAGTTATAATGTAAATGGAACAGAACCAAACTGTACCTGATGATGCACCGTTTCTTTGAGTCATACCAGGAGCTAAGTGACCGAAACCGATTGTACTCAAGCTCATAAAACAAAAGTAGATTCCATCTACTGGGCTCCAACCCTCCAGCTGATAGAGAATGAGGGCGCCGAAAGAAATGTAAGTGAAAATAGCAGCTAGGCATAATGAAATTGGAGCGAGAATTGAAAAACCACTTAGTGAAACCTTTGAATCGGTATCTGTACAACTCATAGAATCACAATCTCTGAGAAAATTTAATCCcacatttttatcttttatagaATTTGTGCTAAGGCTGTTAGCTTGGGATGCTGATATAATTGTACCAGATGGTGATCGAACGTAATAAGGTTCTTGTAGATGCAAGGTTTGAGTTCTATAATCTTCTGGTCGTCTTACTTTTTCCTTCCTTTCTTTTGATGTAATTGCGCTTTCGTCGAGACAGCAGTACCCACACTTGACACAAAGACAGCAACACAGAGTTCTACTGAATATGCTTCTGGCTACTCTAGATAGGAGAGCTCCAACCACTGATAAATATAGAAGCGTTAAAGGTATACCTACAACGGCATATCCTATAGTGACTATTTTGCCTAATGCAGTTTTAGGAGCCACACTACCGTAGCctgcaacaaaaaataaacggATTACAACtaaggtaataaataataattatatatatattttattagcagatcggccaagcgttgctgtggctaagatttttgttatattacatagtagtaaactattcaagggaaatggtaggagaacaccagtcatgggg is a genomic window of Pieris napi chromosome 2, ilPieNapi1.2, whole genome shotgun sequence containing:
- the LOC125062404 gene encoding potassium channel subfamily K member 18-like is translated as MDKTKKKSHVNGKYKKTKPDNCDDTVTTCCFCIKTKKSKKKSLIAGCITNLGIFIVLLIYTLLGAFIFLAIEGGAAKVHQKTLATTSYQATESKKPIALSKVNNSIAQASAELRSQTVESIWEITVSLNILYKENWTRLAAQEIARFQDKLVARVTADVTEQYGGARALESSPALVSDDYEWNFSKAFLYSLTVLTTIGYGSVAPKTALGKIVTIGYAVVGIPLTLLYLSVVGALLSRVARSIFSRTLCCCLCVKCGYCCLDESAITSKERKEKVRRPEDYRTQTLHLQEPYYVRSPSGTIISASQANSLSTNSIKDKNVGLNFLRDCDSMSCTDTDSKVSLSGFSILAPISLCLAAIFTYISFGALILYQLEGWSPVDGIYFCFMSLSTIGFGHLAPGMTQRNGASSGTVWFCSIYIITGLALTAMCFNILHDEIVHRLRHHEKIMKSATQKVMTPEFLQRS